The DNA window ACCAAGCGCGACATTGTCGGAGAAACCGAGACAACCCTATCGTCCGTCGGCGAATCATCCGTGGCGTCGTTCACCCATTGGTCGTGCGCGTTTCAAATCTTCCCAGCGGTTAGGTGACCCAAAACTTTGACGCACACCCTCTGCTGGCGGGTGTGCGTCAAGTTTTTGGGTGGTGAAAAAACCTTGCGAAGGTTGAACGGCAATCAGATTTGATTTGTCGTCAAAACCTTCGCAAGGTTGAGTGTTCCAAAATTTTGACGCACACCCTCTACTGATGATTATGGCACGTGCAAAGTCAGCACGGCGATTGCACGACGAGGGATAAGGATTGATCCATAGACCACTTCGCACTTCACCCGCCTATCCGCGACGCGCTTGAAACGGTGTTCGAGTTTGAAGACCTGCCCCGCATTAGGTCAATCACGCACCACGCGTTCAAACTCCACAATATTAATGACGCGTCCCAGGATGCGACTGTAGACCGTGCGATGAGCGGCACGCGGCTCCACCCAGTGCAACACTTCGCTCAAGGATTCTCTGCAATGGGCGACCCATTCCGCGATTCCCGCCAAGTAATCTTCGCCCGCCAACTTGGCGAGGACGATACACACTAACACTGTAACAAGGGTATGGCGCACTCAACAGGCGTGGCAGGAATCCTTGAGACGCACCAGTGCTGCGTACAGACTATCAAGATCAATCACCAAAATTGTGGCTTGACAATATTTTCAAAACGCGTGTATAATAGCGCCAGTTGATGCAATGACCAATGGGAGTACGTGGCAGTCAGGGCGTCAATCAATCAATGGCTCCAAAGAGAGCAGGACATCCTAAGGAGGATGAACATGAAGTACTTGAAAGTTCTCGTGCCTGTGCTTGTCGTGGTCGCGATGCTTCTCGTCGTGTTGCCCGCCGGCGCGCAGGGTCCTACGATCCAAACGACCGATGGCAGCAAGGCGAAGGCGATTTTCGTTCGCACCGCTGGTACGAATGAGGATCCGTTCGGCGGTCTTCCGATCCAGACATCCACTGGATTCGGTTCCGCGACCAAGTATGGCGTCGGTGGTCCTGGCATCTTCTTGCGCAACGGTGGCGTGCCGAGCGTGAACAGTGGCGATGGCACCAGCCCGCGCAAGTCCGTCTACGTTGGCGGTGCTTGGGCAGCAGGCTCCTATCCGGAAAACGAAGGTCCTCAGGAACTCCCGACCTGCGCTACCGTGAAACTTCCCGCCGGTTCCTCGCGATGGTTCAAGCTCGACGCGTGGAAGAACAAGAAACAACAAATCTGGGTTGATGATGAGCTCAACACCGCAACCGCACCGTCTGGCAAGTCCGTGTTCGGCGCGGGTGACAACTACATGTGGGGTTTGAACTGGGAATCCCGCTGGGCAGCGAACTCGTTCTTCGACGCTCCATGGGCTTTGGGCACCAAGGGACACATGGCTGATGGCTTCGTCATGGCAGTCTACGATCAAGACGCCATGTTCCCGAACTATGCCTACGCTCCGCCGAATGCTGCGCTCTACACCGTGAACGTCTCGGGTAGCGGTGGATTGCGCCGCGCTGGACAGCAAGTACCCGGCGCTGCGGATAATGGTCGTGGTATTAGCGTAGGCGCCTTGCACGTAGCTGTTCACAGCTACGGCGCCGCGAACTGGGCTCAACCTGAGCACATGCTCTGGCACGAAGGCATCTACGATGGTTGGGTTCACGCGCGTGTCTACAATCAAATGATCTGGGACGGCGTTGTCAGCGTCTGCACGTACCGCGCCGCCCGGTAATTTCAACTTTGCCTCCTCGCTATATCAGCATCAACTCGGGTCTGTCTAGACCGGGGGTGTAGCGCGCAGGGGGTTGCAGTGAAAAGGACATCCTTGATGTTTCTCCCACTGGGTTTGAAACGAATCGTGTCCTGAATCGCAAATTGCAATCGCATCGTACAACACAATGTCGTCACACTGAACGCGTGCGATATCTGCCAAACATCAAGGGTGTGCTTGTATCACATGACCAAATCGAACGCGACGGGAGATTCACTTCCGTCGCGTTCAACCTTGTATAATGAATTCGAATGACTAGGCGCACGTTCTTTCCCTCAAAAATTTTTTCTCCCGTCATTTTTTTTCTTATTGCTTCCGTATGTTTCGGCATCGCTACTCCTACCCTGCTCGCCGCCACACCTATTCCTGGGTCGGTTCAAGCAACGGCGACGGATGCGTTGCGCGTTCGCTCCGGACCCGGCACCGCGTATCCGCAACTCGGTAGCGTGAACAAAGGCAGCACGATTCAAATCCTCGCGCGCACTGCCGACAATCAGTGGTGGCAAATCGCGTTTCCCGACGCCCAACGCCGGGGCTGGGTTTCGGCGCAGTTCACGCAATTGCTCGACCCAGTTGATTCGTTGCCCATCGTTGGAACGCCGACGGCTATCGTTGCGGCGCCGACGAACACGCGCGCCGTCGCGTCGAGCGCGACGCCGGTTACGCCGACCGCTACGCGCACGCCGACGAACACCGCGACGAGCACGCGTACTCCTACCGATACTCCGACGCTGACCGCAACGCCGACCTCGACCAGCACGCCAACCGAAACACCAACTCCCACATCCACCAGCACACCGACGCCAACTCCCACTGAGACGCCGACGGTCACACCAACTAGCACACCGACCTTGACGCCGACCAGCACGCCTACATCCACGCCGACGCCAACACCAACGAACACGCCAACGGTCACACCGACGCCGACGATCACACCCACTCCAACGGCTACGCCTATCGGTCGCGATCCTAGTCGCGCGTTGATCAGTTACGGTGTAGACAATGTCGTTCTGCGTCAGACGAAAATGTGGTTCCGTTTTGAATATCGCGGCGACCGCACGCCGATTACGGTCGCGTTAGACGGCTTTGGCACACGCGATCTCGAATTGCTGGTATATACGCCGGAACAAGTGGATGAAAAAAGTGCTGCGCCACGCGGCACACCGGTCGGACGCGGTGGAGGCGCCAAGGCGCAAACCGGACACGATCTTTTTTGGACGGGCGCGTTCCCGCTTGGCGGTACCTATTTCATTGCCATCGTCAATCCCACCGATCGCGCGATTCTTTTTCGGCTCGCGGTTTCCGGACCATCAGTCACGGCAAGGACCCTTCAATCAACCACCACCTCGCCCCTGACATTGCCGGATGCCAACACTCCACTTTCCAAGGTGCGCGTCGAATCCAGTGCTTTGGGTTTAGGGGGATTAGAGAAACTCGACTCTTCTGAAACCTGGGTTAGTTTAGGATTGATGATTCCCGATTTCAAAGAAATCGGACAACCGTGGTTTATCTACACTGTCTATTTCCCGCCCGACTTGGGTATCGCGCCGATGAATGTCACAGTGCCCCGGTCGCCTGATCGGTGCACCCCTCCCAGCGCGATCGGTCCGATCATTACTCAGACGATCAAACTATGCGCGAATAGCGTTTACTCGAACTTGAACATCGCCGGGAGCGGCATCGGGATTTTTGGCGATGACGCCGGTACGGCGCTGGTCAAATCCGAAGGGCGCAACTTTGCAGTGACCGCCGTTGGAGAACGCTTGCTGATTCAGGGATTGAAAATCCAAGCGTCCACCGATCCACAAGACGCAGACAAGTGGTTGTGCGCCTATGAAAAGTGCGGCGATGGCGCGAACGCATATCCTGGGAGTACCGTGTACGGCGGAGGCATTCTGCTCAAAGCCGCGCGTTCGGTGGTCAGGGATGTCACAGTTACCGGCGGCACCAATGGTATCGCGACAATTGATAGCGCGGATAATTTTTTCATCAACAACCGGGTGACGCATCAGTCCGGCTGGGCATCGTACAATCGTTTTGCCGTACGCAATTATTTTATGGGCAATGCGTTCAACTATAGCTATCGGAGTTGTGTGGGTCCGGATGGCAAATTCTATCAGCATGGTTGCGAGACGGCTGGATGGCTTTGCATCAGTTGCTCGGACATCCTGCTCGTTGATAATGACTGTTACAGCGGCGGCAACTGCTACTATGCCAATGGCGACGGCGGGGTCTCCTCTTTCAACATCAAGTTTATTCGCAACGCGTGCTATGGGTCGCCCAACAATTGCTTCGAGGCGACGTACTCCAAGGGAATTTTCTTCGAGAAGAACGTTACGGGCAAGGACCCGCACACCGGGCACGATTGCGTCTATCCCTTCTGGATTGGCGGCTCCGAGGTTGTCTTCGGGCGCGATAACAATTGGGCATGTACGGTAACTGCTGCGAGCGCGATCAAGCGTTCGGAAAATTCAACCGATGGATCATCGAACACGCCGAGACCCGGAAATAGATAATCGAAGAATGCAAAAGGTATGCTATAATTGGCGCAAGAAAACTGACGATTCTCAAAAGGAGGACGAATGAAAAACAAAGTGTTGCTGGGCTCGCTTGTAGTGCTCGCGCTAGGTTTGCTGTTGGGAGTGAGCGCGTGGGGTGTTGCCGCGCAGACGCCGACGCCGAACGATCAACCCTGGCTTGCCGTGTACACGTACGGCGAACCGCGTCGCATCGAAGCGAATTCGGCGCAGTGGTTCATCTTTGATTACAAGGGAGACCGGACACCCATTACCGTAATGTTGTCGGAAGGTCGGATCCTGGGACTCGAATTTCGAGTTTACACGCTCGACCAGGTTTTGCATCTCGATCAAGAAGACAAATCGGTTGGACGCGGCACCCCGCCCAAAGTAGCTTGCGATGTGGATGGGTCATGCCAGTCGGCGCACTTACAGTGGCAAGGCGGATTCGCGCTGAACGGTCCGTACTTTGTCAAGGTCACCAATCCCAATGATCGTTGGCTCACCATACGGTTGTATATCAGCGGCGAAGGTGTGACGTTGGGACCGCAAATTCCGCCGACGCCGACGCCGACGTTACCCGCGCCGACCGCGATTCCGCTGATTGTGCCCGCGACGCCGGTCACACCAATCGTCCCGTTTACAACGACCGTCCCACTTACGACGACGACGCCCACGACAACAACCACCGTGGTCGCGCCGCCTGCGCCGGTCGTCGTTGCGCCGGTGCCAACCGTGCCGCCGCCGCCGAAGAATGATTCGCCGTACTTTGCGCTCATGGTGCCGGACAACAAAGAGCAAACAATCTCGGCGAATGGACGCTTGTGGTACAGGTTTTACTACGGCGGCGACCGCTCGAACGTGCTGATCGTTCTGCCGGTCGGTAGGGCGATTGGCGTGAATTTCCGTGTGTACACGCAAGAACAAGCCAGCAAGTACACCGATGAAAAGTTTGTCGGGCAAGGCAACACGGGCAAGATTGCATGCGACACTGGCACGTGCACCTCGGATGACTATGCGTGGCAAGGCGCGTTCTTCTCATCTGGAATGTACTACATCGAGGTCGTCAACAATCTGGACAAGGAACGCACATTCAAACTCATCATTCGCGGCACGAACATCAACATCGAAGAATAAAAAAATGGGGCGAGAGAATCTCTCGCCCCATTCTATTCGTATCACCAGAGCAAGAATCCAGGTTTCTTAAAGAAGCCTGGATTCTGACGAATTTTTATCTACGAAATTCTTTTACCGCGTTTACGATCTCCTCGATTTGCGCGTCGGTCAACTCGGGATACATCGGCAGAGACAGAATTTCACGGGCGGCTTTTTCCGCGTGTGGAAAATCGCCGGTCTTGTAACCCAGGTCGGCGTACACCGGTTGCAGGTGCAACGGAATTGGATAATGAATGCCGGTTTCGATGCCGCGCGTTTTCAAATGTTGTTGCAATCCGTCGCGATTTCCCGCCGGCGCGCGGACACAATAGATGTGATACACCGGTGTGATATGTTTTGGCGCAAATGGCGCGATGATATCGGTATTGGAGAACAACTCGGTGTACCGGTCCGCGATATCGCGTCGCCGCGCATTCCACGCGTCGAGGTGCGGCAATTTCGCGCCGAGAATCGCGGCTTGGAGCGCGTCCAGCCGATAGCCGTACCCGACGATGAGGTGCTCGTACTTGCTGCGCCGTCCGTGATCGCGCAACATGCGCGCGCGCGCGGCAAGTTCGGCGTCGTTCGTGACGAGCGCACCGGCATCACCGTACGCACCCAGGTTCTTGCCGGGGTAAAACGAAAAGCACGCGACATCGCCCATCGTCCCTGCGCGTTTGCCGCGATACTCGGCGCCGTGCGCTTGCGCCGCATCTTCGATCACGCGCAGATTGTGCTGGTGCGCAATCTCCAAAATCGCGTCCATCTCCGCGGGTTGCCCGTAGAGATGCACCGGGATAAGCGCACGCGTGCGCGGCGTGATCGCGCGTTCGAGCGCGTTCACATCCAGGTTGTACGTGCGCGGGTCAATGTCCACGAACACCGGTTTCGCGCCGACGAGCGAAATCACTTCGGCAGTCGCGATGAACGTGTGCGTCGTCGTAATCACCTCGTCGCCCGGCTTCACATCGCACAACAACAGCGCGAGGTGCAGCGCGGCAGTGCCGCTGTCCATGCCGATGCAGTGTTCGACGCGGCAGAAGGCGGTAAAATCTTTTTCGAACTGCGCGACTTCTTTGCCGAGAATGAACGAGGTGTTGTTTACAACGCGTTGCATCGCGGCGTCAATTTCCGGTTTGATCGCGGCGTACTGGGCTTTCAAATCTACAAGGGGAATGGTCATTTCAAGTCCGTTTCAAGTTTTAGGTTTCGGGGCATTGCGTAACCCGAAACTCTCGCTTCACTGATACGCTTCGATTTCATCCACACGCTTGACGACGCGCGCTGGATTGCCGACGACCAACGCGCCAGGCGGCACATCATCCACCACAACCGCGCCGGCGCCGACGAGCGCGTTCTCGCCGATGACGATCCCAGGAAGCAAGGTCGCGTTCGCGCCGATTTTCGCGCCACGTTTGATCGTCGCGCCTTGCAACTGTTCTTTCACGTTTTTGGAACGCGGATAGCGCGCGTTCGTCACGACGACGTTTGGACCAAGCCAGCAATCATCTTCGAGCACGGAAAATTCCGGCACGAACGCGTTCGAATGCAAACGCACATTGTTGCCGATCTTGACGTGATGCTCGACAATTGTGTGCGAACCGATGCTAACGTGGTTGCCGATTTCGTTTTCTTCGCGCACGAGCGCGCCGTGCCCGGTTTGAAAATCGTCGCCGATGACGTTGCCCGCATAAATCACCGTGTGCGAGCGAATCACCGCGCGCGCGCCGATGCGCGTTTTGAGTTCGCCGGCGCGTTTACCGCGCGGCGGCTCGCCGACGATGCAAAATTCGCCGAGCGTGCTGTTCTCGCCGAATTGAACATGAGGATAAATCTTGGCGCTCGAGTCCACTTTATTTACTCACTTGATGCTTGTTCCAGTGTGGCGTGTTCTGTCCCAACATGTACTGAATGATGAATTGTCCGGCGGGATGATGGGATTGTTGAACCGCCGCAATCACCGCGTCGCGATCATACTCGACGCGCCGGTGTGCGATAGTATAGCCACGCGCGTTCGCTTCGATGATCGCGTAACTCGCGCGCAAATCTTCTTGAAATGAATTGCTGACGCTCCCCAGGTTGATCACGCGAATTCCGTTCACGGTCATATCGAGCGGCGCATGTGTGTGCGCAACGCAGACGAGATCGGCGTTCGCGTTTTCCATTAGCCCCGCGAGTTCCGCTTCACCAATTCCTGGGTGTGCACCGCGTCCATCATCCTTGCCTGCCGACGCGTGCGCGCCGAGCAAACGTGTCCCGTCCGGCAACGTCATGCGTTGTTCGACCGGCAATTGCGCGAGCGAGTCGAGCCAGCCGTTTGACGACAGCGCGCCTTGCGTCCACGCGAAACTGCGCGCGACCTCGACCAACTTAGGCAACAGTGTCGCGTCTTGTGCGACATCCGCAAGTGAGGGCTTGGGCAGTTCGCCGGTCACGAGATAGCGGTCGGTGTTGCCGCGCGCGAATCGCGCGTTCGGCAATCGCGCGAGACGTTCCATGGTTCCGCTTGGATCGTGCCCAATCGCGACGAGGTCGCCGAGCACCCAGGTTTCATCCACGCCGCCTTGCGCGCGAATGTCCGCGAGCACCGCGTCGAGCGCGATCGAGTTGCCGTGAATGTCGGCGAAAAGTGCGAGACGCATAGTCAGGAAAAATCAATTCCGATTAGTTGGAGTTTGTCC is part of the Chloroflexota bacterium genome and encodes:
- a CDS encoding SH3 domain-containing protein, translating into MTRRTFFPSKIFSPVIFFLIASVCFGIATPTLLAATPIPGSVQATATDALRVRSGPGTAYPQLGSVNKGSTIQILARTADNQWWQIAFPDAQRRGWVSAQFTQLLDPVDSLPIVGTPTAIVAAPTNTRAVASSATPVTPTATRTPTNTATSTRTPTDTPTLTATPTSTSTPTETPTPTSTSTPTPTPTETPTVTPTSTPTLTPTSTPTSTPTPTPTNTPTVTPTPTITPTPTATPIGRDPSRALISYGVDNVVLRQTKMWFRFEYRGDRTPITVALDGFGTRDLELLVYTPEQVDEKSAAPRGTPVGRGGGAKAQTGHDLFWTGAFPLGGTYFIAIVNPTDRAILFRLAVSGPSVTARTLQSTTTSPLTLPDANTPLSKVRVESSALGLGGLEKLDSSETWVSLGLMIPDFKEIGQPWFIYTVYFPPDLGIAPMNVTVPRSPDRCTPPSAIGPIITQTIKLCANSVYSNLNIAGSGIGIFGDDAGTALVKSEGRNFAVTAVGERLLIQGLKIQASTDPQDADKWLCAYEKCGDGANAYPGSTVYGGGILLKAARSVVRDVTVTGGTNGIATIDSADNFFINNRVTHQSGWASYNRFAVRNYFMGNAFNYSYRSCVGPDGKFYQHGCETAGWLCISCSDILLVDNDCYSGGNCYYANGDGGVSSFNIKFIRNACYGSPNNCFEATYSKGIFFEKNVTGKDPHTGHDCVYPFWIGGSEVVFGRDNNWACTVTAASAIKRSENSTDGSSNTPRPGNR
- a CDS encoding DegT/DnrJ/EryC1/StrS family aminotransferase gives rise to the protein MTIPLVDLKAQYAAIKPEIDAAMQRVVNNTSFILGKEVAQFEKDFTAFCRVEHCIGMDSGTAALHLALLLCDVKPGDEVITTTHTFIATAEVISLVGAKPVFVDIDPRTYNLDVNALERAITPRTRALIPVHLYGQPAEMDAILEIAHQHNLRVIEDAAQAHGAEYRGKRAGTMGDVACFSFYPGKNLGAYGDAGALVTNDAELAARARMLRDHGRRSKYEHLIVGYGYRLDALQAAILGAKLPHLDAWNARRRDIADRYTELFSNTDIIAPFAPKHITPVYHIYCVRAPAGNRDGLQQHLKTRGIETGIHYPIPLHLQPVYADLGYKTGDFPHAEKAAREILSLPMYPELTDAQIEEIVNAVKEFRR
- a CDS encoding N-acetyltransferase, whose product is MVGEPPRGKRAGELKTRIGARAVIRSHTVIYAGNVIGDDFQTGHGALVREENEIGNHVSIGSHTIVEHHVKIGNNVRLHSNAFVPEFSVLEDDCWLGPNVVVTNARYPRSKNVKEQLQGATIKRGAKIGANATLLPGIVIGENALVGAGAVVVDDVPPGALVVGNPARVVKRVDEIEAYQ
- a CDS encoding metallophosphoesterase family protein yields the protein MRLALFADIHGNSIALDAVLADIRAQGGVDETWVLGDLVAIGHDPSGTMERLARLPNARFARGNTDRYLVTGELPKPSLADVAQDATLLPKLVEVARSFAWTQGALSSNGWLDSLAQLPVEQRMTLPDGTRLLGAHASAGKDDGRGAHPGIGEAELAGLMENANADLVCVAHTHAPLDMTVNGIRVINLGSVSNSFQEDLRASYAIIEANARGYTIAHRRVEYDRDAVIAAVQQSHHPAGQFIIQYMLGQNTPHWNKHQVSK